One genomic segment of Panicum virgatum strain AP13 chromosome 2N, P.virgatum_v5, whole genome shotgun sequence includes these proteins:
- the LOC120662643 gene encoding uncharacterized protein LOC120662643, translating to MATPAASVNPAYDPKTDPARKPKRSKDPGWKYGYWADLGNRDEVTCTLCGTMVHGGIKRLKQHLASGFGDSKICSETTTEIRVEMTNYLEKHKRQRPMYLDDEEEQVEENGEADVVVVEASAPVNEVESQASKVMPSSGTAAKKRRATYSFKAVAVSKGKEKPKGNKTILEMLRKSPEEIVDERRKGSYQPPIQSSTKTKEQHHYVDMQWALFFYECGIPFNAAASRQFQVAVEATTQFGSGYKPPSPYQFGEPLLKDAVKLTSTMREDHERAWKHFGCTLMSDGWTDRRGRHLINFLVNSLEGTFFLESVDASSEAHDAYMLADLLEKRIEEIGKEKVVQVITDNGANYKAAEDIGGLKEFKKPIAGARRVTTFIYRHGRILSAMREKTGGSDLVRPAATSEVWTGNKLAKTKAGEDVHDIVLSTEFWNKGG from the exons ATGGCAACTCCAGCTGCCTCTGTCAACCCTGCATATGATCCCAAGACTGATCCAGCCAGGAAGCCCAAAAGGTCTAAGGACCCAGGCTGGAAGTATGGATATTGGGCAGACCTTGGTAACCGAGATGAGGTGACATGTACCCTATGTGGCACAATGGTTCATGGGGGCATAAAAAGGCTGAAGCAACATCTAGCAAGTGGCTTTGGAGATTCAAAAATATGCAGCGAAACTACTACAGAGATTAGGGTGGAGATGACAAATTACTTGGAAaaacacaagaggcaaaggccaATGTACCTAGATGATGAGGAAGAGCAGGTAGAGGAGAATGGAGAAGCAGATGTGGTCGTGGTAGAGGCAAGTGCACCTGTGAATGAAGTTGAATCCCAGGCCTCTAAAGTGATGCCAAGTTCAGGGACAGCAGCAAAGAAAAGGCGTGCAACCTATTCATTCAAGGCTGTAGCAGTGAGCAAAGGCAAGGAAAAGCCAAAGGGAAACAAGACAATTCTTGAGATGTTAAGAAAATCACCTGAAGAAATAGTCGATGAAAGGCGTAAAGGGTCTTACCAGCCCCCAATTCAGTCCAGCACTAAGACCAAGGAGCAACATCATTATGTGGATATGCAATGGGCCCTGTTTTTCTATGAGTGTGGCATACCATTCAATGCAGCAGCATCAAGACAATTTCAGGTGGCAGTTGAGGCAACAACACAGTTTGGTTCAGGGTACAAGCCTCCTTCTCCATATCAGTTTGGGGAACCGTTGCTTAAAGATGCAGTGAAGTTGACAAGTACCATGAGGGAGGACCATGAGAGAGCATGGAAGCATTTTGGCTGCACTCTCATGTCAGATGGATGGACTGATAGGAGGGGACGACATTTGATTAACTTCCTTGTCAATAGCCTAGAGGGGACTTTCTTCTTAGAGTCTGTCGATGCATCAAGCGAGGCCCACGATGCATATATGCTTGCTGATTTGTTGGAGAAAAGAATTGAGGAGATTGGAAAGGAAAAGGTCGTTCAAGTTATTACTGATAATGGAGCTAACTACAAGGCAGCGG AAGATATAGGAGGGTTGAAGGAATTTAAGAAGCCCATAGCAGGTGCAAGGCGTGTAACAACTTTCATCTATAGACATGGGAGAATCCTTAGTGCAATGAGAGAAAAGACAGGTGGGTCTGATCTTGTGAGACCTGCAGCCACAAG TGAAGTATGGACTGGGAATAAATTGGCAAAAACTAAAGCTGGTGAGGATGTGCATGACATTGTGCTCTCTACTGAGTTTTGGAACAAG GGTGGTTGA
- the LOC120660540 gene encoding uncharacterized protein LOC120660540 gives MDHPLYGAALYLNPGKLHPLIRDDDDATVGQLRGCFLEVLGRMVEDRDTQDKIDAQSLDYEALRGEAFSNIRAKQNLEKMSPLDWWASYGGRAIDLQRFARRIVSLCASSSGCERNWSTFEFIHTKKRNRLLHKRLNDIVYISYNRKMKTRFQIRREKKGKSFDPLVIEEFNRDNEWADSSYVHPQGARGCDENDLTWAAVDEALGASNSLRGRNLPRNASSRCATNSNPRLDEDESGLGNEEEEDEDPHDDAYVTDSEDAPPDGGESMEGLQAANNHDEFDDGY, from the exons ATGGACCATCCTTTGTATGGGGCTGCATTGTATTTGAACCCAGGAAAATTacatcccctcataagagatgatgatgatgccacTGTTGGGCAGCTAAGAGGTTGCTTCCTTGAAGTTCTTGGAAGAATGGTGGAAGATAGAGATACCCAAGACAAGATTGATGCTCAGTCTTTGGACTATGAAGCCCTTAGAGGAGAAGCATTCTCAAATATAAGAGCTAAGCAAAACCTTGAGAAAATGAGTCCTC TTGATTGGTGGGCCTCATATGGTGGTCGTGCTATTGACCTTCAAAGGTTTGCTAGGCGCATTGTTAGCCTATGTGCTTCATCATCCGGCTGTGAGAGAAACTGGAGCACGTTCGAGTTT ATCCACACCAAAAAAAGAAATAGGTTACTGCATAAGAGGTTGAATGATATTGTCTACATTTCCTACAATCGAAAGATGAAGACTAGGTTTCAAATAAGgcgggagaagaaagggaaaagCTTTGACCCTTTAGTCATTGAAGAGTTCAATCGGGATAATGAGTGGGCTGACTCGTCGTATGTACACCCTCAAGGTGCACGTGGGTGTGATGAAAATGACCTCACATGGGCTGCTGTTGATGAAGCTCTTGGTGCATCAAACTCACTTCGAGGACGCAATCTCCCAAGGAATGCAAGCAGTAGGTGTGCAACAAATTCAAACCCAAGGTTGGATGAAGATGAATCAGGTTTAGGcaatgaagaggaagaagatgaagaccCACATGATGATGCTTATGTGACAGATTCTGAGGATGCTCCTCCCGATGGTGGAGAAAGCATGGAAGGATTGCAAGCTGCAAATAACCATGATGAGTTTGATGATGGATATTGA